Proteins from a single region of Calditrichota bacterium:
- a CDS encoding NADH-quinone oxidoreductase subunit C: MSAEELISRLVTDLSDLGLVCRIDKGHAVAEVAPSRVANLASALKSQADFRFDMLMDLTAVDWLGKRSPRFDVVYHFYSTEHNHRLRVKAMVDEGAPVPTLTSLWPIADWFEREVWDLYGIRFSGHPNLKRILMYEEFKGHPLRKDYPYDGRQPLIEETWPVRRLQVKMKEGEVIHRP; the protein is encoded by the coding sequence ATGTCGGCTGAGGAACTGATCTCGAGGCTGGTAACCGATCTGTCGGATTTGGGTCTCGTCTGTAGAATCGATAAGGGCCACGCCGTCGCTGAGGTTGCGCCTTCGCGAGTTGCCAACCTTGCCTCAGCACTCAAGAGCCAGGCGGACTTCCGGTTCGATATGCTGATGGACTTGACGGCCGTGGACTGGCTCGGGAAGCGATCGCCCCGCTTCGACGTTGTCTATCATTTTTATTCTACGGAACATAACCATCGCTTGCGGGTGAAAGCGATGGTGGATGAGGGTGCGCCGGTTCCGACGCTAACGAGCCTTTGGCCGATTGCCGACTGGTTTGAACGCGAAGTCTGGGACCTCTACGGGATCCGCTTTTCCGGGCATCCGAACCTGAAACGGATCCTGATGTATGAGGAGTTCAAGGGCCACCCGCTCCGGAAGGACTATCCCTATGATGGCCGGCAGCCGCTCATCGAGGAGACCTGGCCGGTGCGGCGACTGCAGGTGAAGATGAAGGAAGGTGAGGTCATTCACCGCCCGTGA